Proteins encoded in a region of the Phacochoerus africanus isolate WHEZ1 chromosome 8, ROS_Pafr_v1, whole genome shotgun sequence genome:
- the LOC125132700 gene encoding LOW QUALITY PROTEIN: zinc finger protein OZF-like (The sequence of the model RefSeq protein was modified relative to this genomic sequence to represent the inferred CDS: inserted 1 base in 1 codon) — MESHQKENAFGKISSLSLNLDVSLAQISHTFDILEKHLKPNLQYIIQNKGHLRNEVDFNQYDKLFLYTKYEKIHTRQKYSEFNGHVKAFSHKSQFIKHWKSQTAEKHCISSDCGKAFSQKSDLIKHHRTHRGEKPYGCSRCQKVFSQKSHLILHQRTHTEEKPYECNKCGKAFTDKSCLNKHQRTHTGEKRFECRVCQTGFSDKSQLTLHQRTHTGEKPYRCGECQKSFSNKSQLIIHQRSHTGEKPYGCKECGKTFPLRFSLILHQKTHTGEKPYGCNECGKAFIQRSELVRHQRTHTGEKPYNCSECGKGFSVKSLLNSHWRTHTGEKPYGCNECGKTFSIKFSLILHQRTHTGEKPYECSQCQKAFTQKSHLTIHQRSHTGEKPYECSECHKAFSRTSYLLIHQRIHSGEKPYECHECGKTFSHKFSLIIHQRIHTGEKPYGCSECGKTFPIKFSLVLHQQTHTGKKPHECSQCQKSFAQKSHLIIHQRTHTGEKPYGCXSCGKTFSHKFSLLLHQKTHREKS, encoded by the exons ATGGAAAGTCACCAAAAAGAGAAtgcatttggaaaaatatcttctCTGAGCTTAAACCTTGATGTGTCTTTAGCACAAATATCTCATACATTTGACATACTTGAGAAACACCTGAAACCCAATCTACAGTATATTATTCAGAATAAAGGCCATTTAAGAAATGAAGTTGACTTTAACCAATAtgacaaattatttctttatactaaGTATGAGAAAATTCATACTAGACAAAAATACAGTGAATTTAATGGGCATGTAAAGGCTTTCAGCCATAAGTCTCAGTTTATTAAACACTGGAAAAGTCAAACAGCAGAGAAACACTGTATCAGCAGTGACTGTGGGAAAGCCTTTTCCCAGAAGTCAGACCTCATTAAGCATCATAGAACACACAGAGGAGAGAAACCTTATGGATGCAGTAGATGTCAGAAAGTCTTCAGCCAGAAGTCCCATCTCATTCTACACCAGAGAACCCATACGGAagagaaaccttatgaatgtaaCAAATGCGGGAAAGCTTTTACTGATAAGTCATGCCTTAATAAACATCAGAGaactcacacaggagagaaacgaTTTGAGTGTCGAGTATGTCAGACAGGCTTCAGTGATAAGTCACAACTCACTTTACATCAAAGGactcatacaggagagaaaccctacaGATGTGGTGAATGTCAGAAAAGCTTCAGCAATAAGTCACAGCTCATTATTCACCAGAGATCTCACACGGGAGAGAAGCCCTATGGTTGCAAAGAGTGTGGGAAAACATTTCCCCTTAGGTTTAGTCTCATTTTACATCAAAAAACGCATACAGGGGAAAAACCCTATGGatgcaatgaatgtgggaaagccttcatcCAGAGATCTGAGCTCGTTAGACATCAGAGaactcacacaggagagaaaccttacaattgcagtgaatgtgggaaaggcTTTAGTGTAAAGTCACTCCTCAATTCTCACTGGAGAACTCATACAGGAGAGAAGCCCTATGGATGCAATGAATGTGGAAAAACATTCTCCATCAAATTTAGTCTCATCCTACACCAGAGGACTCATACAggggagaaaccctatgaatgcaGTCAGTGTCAGAAAGCTTTCACTCAAAAGTCACATCTCACTATTCATCAGAGGTCTCACACCGGAGAGAAACCTTATGAGTGCAGTGAGTGCCACAAGGCCTTCAGCCGGACGTCATATCTCCTCATTCATCAGAGAATTCActctggagagaaaccttatgagTGCCACGAATGTGGAAAGACTTTCTCTCACAAGTTTAGCCTCATCATTCATCAGAGAATCCATACAGGAGAGAAACCATATggatgcagtgaatgtgggaaaactTTTCCTATCAAGTTTAGCCTTGTGTTACATCAGCAAACACACACAGGAAAGAAACCCCATGAATGCAGCCAATGTCAGAAGTCTTTTGCCCAGAAGTCACATCTTATTATACATCAAAGAACTCACACTGGTGAGAAGCCTTATGGAT AGTCATGTGGGAAAACTTTCTCCCACAAATTCAGCCTCCTTTTACATCAGAAAACTCATAGAGAGAAGTcatga